The following are encoded together in the Actinobacillus lignieresii genome:
- the wzyE gene encoding ECA oligosaccharide polymerase codes for MMIEYTLLTGFYLLSVWLIAIYIYSDYQKQRFSFHLLFSLMYLVIFYLGFPFSMAMAMALGFDSPLAEPETLFLTLFVMLAGYLIYWLSYHFFAGTVSFQKPQAVENIKNFAKTEANLTACFLLLIAAGSLVWFVSLNGWLLFELEKYSQIFSTAIQHVWLKRFFYFFLPALLILFFLYQNKRAWGLFLILGVLLGGLHYIAVGGTRANLAMAVLLFFLLGLYKDYLSFKVLLIAGCAMVGAMFLLALARYGLKVSGSEAWFTFLYLTRDTFSPWENFAKILDYPVEFQGLMPIVRDFYVYIPDWLWQAKPPYIVNTANYFTREILGNFSGLAISPTLLGSFYIMGGLPMITLGMALVGGIIQSFDRLFSYATYHQDKSYSAIIQAYCLANLFNLVVLVREGMDAFISRWAFFSIVFLLCWCVAKLITLSFEAGLSRTKVDKNDSNG; via the coding sequence ATGATGATTGAATATACTTTATTAACCGGTTTTTATCTGCTCTCGGTATGGCTGATAGCGATTTATATTTATAGCGATTACCAAAAGCAGAGATTTTCATTCCATTTACTGTTTAGCCTGATGTATCTGGTGATTTTTTATCTGGGCTTTCCGTTTTCAATGGCAATGGCAATGGCATTAGGCTTTGATAGTCCGTTAGCCGAACCCGAAACGCTCTTTCTAACCCTTTTTGTGATGTTGGCGGGTTATTTGATTTATTGGCTGAGTTACCATTTTTTTGCCGGAACAGTCAGTTTTCAGAAACCTCAAGCGGTTGAAAATATAAAAAATTTTGCAAAAACAGAAGCGAATTTGACCGCTTGTTTCTTATTATTAATTGCTGCTGGTAGTTTGGTTTGGTTTGTTTCTCTTAATGGCTGGTTATTGTTTGAATTGGAAAAATACAGTCAAATTTTCTCGACGGCGATTCAACACGTCTGGTTGAAACGCTTCTTCTATTTCTTTCTGCCGGCATTATTAATTTTATTTTTCCTATATCAAAATAAAAGAGCATGGGGGCTTTTTCTTATATTAGGCGTTTTGCTCGGCGGTTTGCACTATATTGCGGTGGGCGGTACACGAGCGAATTTAGCGATGGCGGTGCTATTGTTTTTCCTATTAGGGCTTTATAAAGATTATCTATCGTTTAAGGTGCTATTGATCGCCGGTTGCGCGATGGTCGGCGCCATGTTTTTATTGGCGTTAGCGCGTTACGGATTAAAGGTAAGCGGCTCGGAAGCATGGTTTACTTTTTTATATCTGACACGAGATACGTTTTCTCCATGGGAAAATTTCGCCAAAATTTTAGACTATCCGGTTGAATTTCAAGGCTTAATGCCGATTGTTCGAGATTTCTATGTCTATATTCCGGATTGGTTGTGGCAGGCAAAACCGCCTTATATCGTCAATACGGCAAATTATTTCACACGGGAAATTTTAGGCAATTTCTCGGGGTTAGCGATTTCACCGACGCTACTCGGCTCTTTCTATATTATGGGCGGATTGCCGATGATAACTCTCGGTATGGCATTGGTCGGCGGGATTATTCAAAGTTTCGATCGTTTATTTAGTTATGCAACATATCATCAGGACAAAAGTTATTCCGCTATTATTCAAGCGTATTGCCTGGCGAATCTGTTTAACTTAGTCGTATTGGTACGAGAGGGGATGGACGCATTTATTTCTCGCTGGGCATTTTTTAGTATCGTTTTCTTATTATGTTGGTGCGTGGCAAAATTAATTACGCTTAGCTTTGAAGCTGGATTATCAAGAACAAAGGTAGATAAAAATGATAGCAACGGCTGA
- a CDS encoding TDP-N-acetylfucosamine:lipid II N-acetylfucosaminyltransferase: MRPIYHILGSDIPHHNRTVLNFFRDQLLPKLTEQQHYFYVVGQQTLLTQYPELNLQVFCSRQAITRAVVQTAKQVKTAKFVLHGQYNVWLWLAVLFGYLSACRCIWHIWGADLYEEASGWKFKLFYFIRRLAQQKLPVLWATRGDLTFAKRHLNRTDTQDRVLYFPTKMGSRAVMQDTRENQRFTILLGNSGDSSNRHLAALAQLKQSLAEDVRIIIPMGYPSNNQTYIEQVKRQAVELFPKHTVEVLTEKLDFTQYQQLLAQCDLGYFYFNRQQAIGTICLLIQQNVPLALTKENPFCIDMQAENVPFLYSDELTIAKVRQVKQQLQNCDKNNIGFFAPHYNEQWLTLLTELSKS; encoded by the coding sequence ATGCGCCCTATTTATCATATTTTAGGTTCGGATATTCCGCATCATAACCGAACGGTATTGAATTTTTTCCGTGATCAATTATTGCCTAAATTAACCGAGCAACAGCATTATTTTTATGTTGTCGGACAGCAAACTTTGCTTACACAATATCCGGAATTGAATTTACAGGTTTTTTGTTCTCGTCAGGCGATTACACGAGCGGTGGTACAGACAGCTAAGCAAGTGAAAACAGCAAAGTTTGTTCTACACGGTCAGTATAACGTTTGGTTATGGCTTGCCGTTTTGTTCGGTTATTTGTCTGCTTGTCGCTGTATCTGGCATATTTGGGGGGCGGATCTGTATGAAGAAGCAAGCGGTTGGAAATTCAAATTATTTTACTTTATCCGCCGTTTAGCGCAGCAAAAGTTACCGGTATTATGGGCGACTCGCGGCGATCTTACATTTGCAAAAAGGCACTTAAATCGCACTGATACTCAAGATCGTGTGCTGTATTTCCCAACTAAAATGGGGAGCCGAGCGGTTATGCAAGATACAAGAGAAAATCAGAGGTTTACGATTTTGCTCGGTAATTCCGGAGATTCGTCCAATCGTCATTTAGCGGCATTAGCGCAGCTGAAACAAAGCCTTGCTGAAGACGTGCGTATTATTATCCCGATGGGTTATCCGTCAAACAATCAGACTTATATCGAGCAGGTTAAACGGCAAGCGGTCGAATTATTCCCTAAACATACCGTTGAGGTTCTGACGGAAAAATTGGATTTTACCCAATATCAACAATTATTGGCACAGTGTGATTTAGGCTATTTTTATTTCAATCGGCAACAAGCTATCGGTACGATCTGCCTATTGATTCAACAAAATGTTCCTCTGGCATTAACTAAAGAAAATCCGTTTTGTATAGATATGCAAGCGGAAAACGTACCGTTTTTATATAGTGATGAATTAACCATAGCGAAAGTTCGGCAAGTAAAACAACAGCTGCAAAATTGCGATAAAAATAATATAGGATTTTTTGCTCCCCATTATAACGAACAATGGCTGACCTTATTAACGGAACTCAGTAAATCATGA
- the hcp gene encoding hydroxylamine reductase produces MYCVQCEQTMVTPMGNGCSFGQGMCGKTAETSDLQDLLIACLHSLSAWALKAREHGIINHDADNFAPRAFFATLTNVNFDSNRIVGYAQQALVYRNQLIAEIAKVEANPQIDHPLAHIELKGISIDQLAEQAKEFALDTDRAEIGEEVHGVRLLALYGLKGAAAYLEHAYVLGKFDNDLYVEYHGFMAWLGTKPSDLNELLEKSLAIGSMNFKVMAMLDAGETETFGNPVPATVNIRPVKGKCILISGHDLKDLKELLEQTEGKGINVYTHGEMLPAHGYPELKKYKHLVGNFGSGWQNQQKEFARFPGAIVMTSNCLIDPNVGDYADRIFTCNIVGWPGVVHLEKHNFAPVIEKALECDGFPYTELEHYITVGFGRKTLIDASDAVIDLVKAGKLSHVFVIGGCDGDKEERHYYTDLAYALPKDTAVLTLGCGKYRFNKLDFGTVSDMGDGGLPRLLDAGQCNDTYSAIMLAVTLSQKLGIGLNELPLSIVLSWFEQKAIIVLLTLLALGVKNVYSGPSKPAFLNENVMNLLHEKFGLSGLTTPEQDFGHIIHK; encoded by the coding sequence ATGTACTGCGTTCAATGTGAACAAACCATGGTAACCCCGATGGGGAACGGTTGTAGTTTCGGTCAAGGTATGTGTGGTAAAACGGCGGAAACCTCAGATTTACAAGACTTATTAATCGCCTGCTTACACAGCCTTTCCGCGTGGGCGTTAAAAGCACGTGAACACGGCATTATCAACCATGATGCGGATAACTTTGCCCCTCGTGCGTTCTTCGCCACCTTAACCAACGTAAACTTCGATTCGAACCGTATCGTTGGCTATGCGCAACAAGCATTGGTTTACCGTAATCAACTGATTGCCGAAATTGCTAAAGTTGAAGCAAATCCACAAATTGACCACCCATTAGCACACATTGAACTCAAAGGCATTTCAATTGATCAACTTGCCGAACAAGCCAAAGAATTTGCGTTAGATACTGATCGTGCGGAAATCGGTGAAGAAGTTCACGGTGTACGTTTATTAGCGCTTTACGGCTTAAAAGGTGCGGCGGCTTATTTGGAACACGCTTATGTGTTAGGTAAATTCGATAACGATTTATATGTGGAATACCACGGATTTATGGCTTGGTTAGGCACAAAACCAAGCGATTTAAACGAATTACTCGAAAAATCACTCGCTATCGGCTCAATGAACTTTAAAGTGATGGCGATGTTAGATGCCGGCGAAACCGAAACCTTCGGTAATCCTGTGCCGGCTACGGTAAATATCCGTCCGGTGAAAGGCAAATGTATTCTAATTTCAGGTCACGATCTAAAAGACTTAAAAGAGTTATTAGAACAAACCGAAGGCAAAGGCATTAATGTTTACACTCACGGCGAAATGCTACCGGCACACGGCTATCCGGAACTGAAAAAATACAAACATTTAGTCGGTAATTTCGGTTCAGGCTGGCAGAATCAACAAAAAGAATTTGCTCGTTTCCCGGGTGCGATCGTGATGACATCTAACTGTTTAATCGATCCGAATGTGGGTGATTATGCCGATCGTATCTTCACTTGTAACATCGTAGGTTGGCCGGGCGTGGTGCATTTAGAAAAACACAACTTTGCACCGGTTATCGAAAAAGCGTTGGAATGTGACGGCTTCCCATATACCGAATTAGAACACTACATCACTGTCGGTTTCGGCCGCAAAACTTTAATTGACGCTTCCGATGCGGTGATTGATTTAGTCAAAGCAGGCAAATTAAGCCATGTATTTGTGATCGGCGGTTGTGACGGCGATAAAGAAGAACGCCACTACTACACGGATTTAGCCTATGCGTTACCGAAAGATACTGCAGTGCTTACACTCGGTTGCGGTAAATACCGTTTTAACAAATTAGATTTCGGTACTGTTAGTGATATGGGTGATGGCGGCTTACCTCGCTTACTAGACGCAGGTCAATGTAACGACACTTATTCGGCGATTATGTTAGCGGTAACGCTTTCGCAGAAATTAGGGATTGGCTTAAACGAATTGCCACTTTCGATTGTGCTTTCTTGGTTCGAACAAAAAGCGATTATCGTGTTATTAACGCTGTTAGCGCTTGGCGTGAAAAATGTTTATTCAGGCCCAAGCAAACCGGCGTTCTTAAACGAAAACGTGATGAATTTATTACACGAAAAATTCGGTTTAAGCGGTTTAACCACCCCTGAACAAGATTTCGGTCATATCATCCATAAATAA
- the hcr gene encoding NADH oxidoreductase yields the protein MANTNKNPLCINELQVYSIVQEALNVKTINFIAQDFYPYQAGQYALVSVKNTPHITRAYSLSSTPGESRFVSITVREIEGGVGSTWLNNDVKVGDQVWFSNPIGEFSCQHVLADNYLLVGAGSGVTPIMSMARWLLANRPEVNLTVIHSVHSPEDVIFKSEWQELKAKYPQLNLVMNASVGATEGFASGRISAEIIKNAVPNVSDYTVMTCGPEAYMAALKNIVLELGVSEDRFFTEAFFNTALAGEISSDKKTTLTINAAKQIKAEVPVGMTLLAALEAQEQPVVSGCRTGLCGLCKTKVTGGTYEVVGTGDLTEEEIAQGYVLACSCRVKENVSVSL from the coding sequence ATGGCAAATACCAATAAAAACCCTTTATGTATTAACGAATTACAGGTTTATTCAATCGTACAAGAAGCGCTAAATGTCAAAACGATTAACTTTATCGCACAGGATTTCTACCCGTACCAAGCGGGGCAATATGCGTTAGTCAGCGTTAAAAACACACCGCATATTACCCGTGCTTACTCACTTTCTTCTACCCCGGGCGAGAGCCGTTTTGTGTCGATTACCGTGCGTGAAATTGAAGGCGGCGTCGGTTCGACTTGGCTGAACAATGACGTAAAAGTCGGTGACCAAGTATGGTTCTCGAATCCAATAGGCGAATTTTCTTGCCAACACGTATTGGCGGATAATTACTTATTAGTCGGTGCAGGCAGCGGCGTTACGCCAATTATGTCAATGGCTCGTTGGTTATTAGCAAACCGCCCTGAAGTGAACTTAACCGTTATCCATTCGGTGCATTCGCCGGAAGATGTGATTTTCAAATCGGAATGGCAAGAATTAAAAGCCAAATATCCGCAACTCAACTTAGTAATGAACGCTTCGGTCGGGGCAACCGAAGGCTTTGCAAGCGGTCGAATTTCAGCGGAAATTATCAAAAATGCGGTGCCGAATGTGAGCGATTACACCGTGATGACCTGCGGCCCTGAAGCCTATATGGCGGCATTAAAAAATATCGTGCTTGAATTAGGTGTTAGCGAAGATCGTTTCTTTACCGAAGCTTTCTTTAATACCGCCTTAGCCGGAGAAATCAGTTCGGACAAGAAAACCACCCTAACTATTAACGCTGCAAAACAAATTAAAGCGGAAGTACCGGTTGGTATGACCTTATTAGCCGCATTAGAAGCGCAAGAACAACCGGTGGTTTCCGGCTGCCGCACCGGTTTATGCGGTTTATGCAAAACCAAAGTCACCGGTGGCACATACGAAGTGGTCGGTACCGGCGATTTAACCGAAGAGGAAATCGCACAAGGCTATGTACTGGCGTGTAGCTGCCGTGTAAAAGAAAACGTATCGGTTTCTTTATAA
- the wzxE gene encoding lipid III flippase WzxE, translated as MQSLSKTAVWTASATAFKIAISLILVKLFALQFGLEGLGQAANFMTLITVLGAFAGGGIFHGVTKYVAEFEHEPQKLHRLFVTASRIVLSFSAVLAVVFIFFSAKISEWIFYSVDYQTVIIATGIIQFGIASSNYLLAILRGYRQAKANAISQSIGIFLAVSVFISGLYVCDYSGALIGLAAISALAWLPAGYFLKPKGSVFRFREKGEFDWQYARNLFKFSGMVFATAITLPLAYILLRDLLMESHSLEQVGLWQGVSKISDAYLQLITAVFSVYLLPTFAKLTQKSEIKRELIKAVKFVGILAIATGLSVFVLKREIILTLYSEQFLPMESLFIWQLIGDVFKVVAYVFGYLVVAKASLKLYVLAEVCQLTLLITIGHWLIPLNGAEGAVQTYLLTYFCYFFICLFAFRRYLKN; from the coding sequence TTGAGCAAAACGGCCGTTTGGACGGCAAGCGCCACCGCATTTAAAATCGCTATTAGTTTAATATTGGTAAAGCTGTTTGCCTTGCAATTCGGGTTGGAAGGCTTAGGGCAAGCGGCGAATTTTATGACGCTGATTACCGTGCTGGGCGCATTTGCCGGCGGCGGTATCTTTCACGGTGTGACGAAATATGTAGCGGAATTTGAACACGAGCCGCAAAAATTACACAGATTATTTGTCACGGCGAGTAGGATTGTATTGAGCTTTTCCGCCGTACTGGCGGTCGTTTTTATCTTCTTTTCCGCAAAAATCAGCGAATGGATTTTCTATTCCGTAGATTATCAAACGGTAATTATTGCGACGGGGATTATCCAATTCGGCATTGCGAGCAGTAACTATCTATTGGCTATTTTAAGAGGGTATCGACAGGCGAAAGCCAATGCGATAAGTCAGAGTATCGGCATATTTCTTGCGGTTAGCGTTTTTATAAGCGGATTATATGTGTGCGATTATTCGGGGGCGTTAATCGGGCTGGCGGCTATATCGGCGTTAGCTTGGTTACCCGCCGGTTATTTTCTAAAACCGAAAGGTTCCGTATTTCGTTTTAGGGAGAAAGGCGAGTTTGATTGGCAATATGCGCGAAATTTATTTAAGTTCAGCGGTATGGTATTCGCAACGGCAATCACGTTACCGCTCGCTTATATTTTGTTGCGTGATTTACTGATGGAATCTCATTCGCTTGAGCAGGTCGGCTTATGGCAAGGGGTAAGTAAAATTTCCGATGCGTATTTGCAACTGATTACGGCGGTTTTCTCGGTATATTTATTACCGACGTTTGCCAAATTAACCCAAAAATCTGAAATTAAACGCGAGTTGATTAAAGCGGTTAAATTTGTTGGAATTCTTGCAATCGCTACCGGTTTATCGGTATTTGTTTTAAAGCGTGAAATCATTCTGACCTTATATTCCGAACAATTTTTACCGATGGAATCATTGTTTATTTGGCAATTAATCGGAGATGTTTTTAAAGTGGTTGCTTACGTATTCGGCTATTTAGTCGTGGCGAAAGCCTCGTTAAAGCTGTATGTGTTGGCGGAAGTTTGTCAATTAACGTTATTGATTACTATCGGGCATTGGTTGATTCCGTTAAATGGTGCGGAAGGTGCGGTACAAACCTATTTATTGACTTATTTTTGTTATTTCTTTATCTGCTTATTTGCGTTTCGTCGCTACCTAAAAAATTAA